In a genomic window of Amblyomma americanum isolate KBUSLIRL-KWMA chromosome 4, ASM5285725v1, whole genome shotgun sequence:
- the LOC144127603 gene encoding uncharacterized protein LOC144127603 isoform X1 — protein MLQAGLGSCRISRRASLTHSARWGHWPAVSTLGPISLPLWMFDLPARNSLTTTAGAHGARKAQTLPSRRWMHVTAAVHRLGHPHPHRVPLAYKERHAVVTTCGHLYEKWRAEERPGYKNAPETGAEVRLVYVHTGMDRAEHKDTSERPLALLLTGSPGQYQDFSYTIPFLDRHGVDVLCFNWPSERKASTFPAPGRHVGEPQLGSLSRCPADGRAHRLRDGQVPGSPDACYGQQCQFNATSAACEPADGLAAEERPRARPSDVLPQLGHGAHQASAEASHARRVLRLPVHGRRRRRSVRAAAEHAPPAGDAYGSDDQRNGQAHLPGEQPAAAAQTGPGSRQDLALRRHGAPGQKR, from the exons ATGTTACAAGCAG GTCTCGGGTCATGCCGGATTTCCCGACGAGCGAGCCTGACTCACAGTGCCCGTTGGGGGCACTGGCCGGCAGTCTCAACGCTGGGTCCGATTTCATTGCCGCTGTGGATGTTTGATCTGCCAGCCAGGAACAGCCTCACCACTACAGCTGGCGCCCACGGTGCTCGGAAGGCACAGACTCTTCCCTCCAGACGATGGATGCACGTCACAGCCGCTGTGCACAGACTGGGCCACCCGCATCCGCACCGTGTGCCGCTGGCGTACAAGGAGCGCCATGCCGTCGTCACCACATGCGGACACCTCTACGAG AAATGGCGCGCGGAAGAGCGTCCGGGCTATAAGAATGCGCCTGAGACGGGCGCCGAGGTGCGCTTGGTGTACGTGCACACGGGAATGGATCGAGCCGAGCACAAGGACACAAGCGAACGCCCATTGGCCCTCCTGCTCACGGGCTCTCCAGGACAGTACCAGGACTTCAGCTACACCATCCCTTTCCTGGACAGGCATGGCGTAGACGTCCTCTGCTTTAACTGGCCCAGTGAGCGTAAAGCATCGACCTTTCCCGCACCG GGTCGACATGTTGGTGAGCCACAGCTCGGCAGCCTTTCCCGCTGTCCAGCTGACGGCCGAGCACACCGGCTCCGTGACGGTCAAGTCCCTGGCTCTCCTGATGCCTGCTACGGGCAGCAGTGTCAG TTCAATGCGACATCCGCTGCTTGTGAACCCGCTGACGGACTGGCTGCTGAGGAGCGGCCACGTGCTCGGCCCTCTGACGTCCTTCCTCAGCTCGGCCATGGTGCTCATCAGGCATCCGCTGAGGCGTCGCATGCACGACGTGTACTTCGCCTACCTGTCCACGGTCGGCGTCGACGACGCTCGG TTCGAGCGGCAGCTGAACACGCTCCGCCAGCGGGGGACGCCTATGGTAGTGATGATCAGCGGAACGGACAAGCTCATCTCCCCGGAGAACAACCGGCAGCTGCTGCGCAAACTGGGCCAGGATCCCGACAAGACCTGGCTCTACGACGGCACGGGGCACCTGGTCAGAAAAG